Proteins encoded within one genomic window of uncultured Sphingopyxis sp.:
- a CDS encoding sugar phosphate nucleotidyltransferase — MIQPLILCGGAGTRLWPESRGTRAKQFLLLHGQRSLFRQTVERTPAGPDFLPPIVLCGDGHVAMVREQMGDREETLLVEPMPRNTAAAIALAVAQADADTLLLVMPSDHVITDVPAFHAAIAKGVRLAQKDWIVTFGITPDRPETGFGYIAAGAPLGEDGFAVDRFVEKPPLEEAEAMLAAGGYSWNAGIFLFRAARMRDAMLTHCRPIFEAADKAMAAGMRDGDALYADAIEFAKAPADSIDYAVMEKDDRVAVVPVAMGWSDLGCWHTIHALAEKDAADNAVTGDAFLHDSRGNLVRAGDKRVSILGMDNIAVIVDGDDILVIPLERSQEVRAAAKARE; from the coding sequence ATGATCCAGCCTCTCATCCTCTGCGGCGGCGCGGGCACCCGCCTGTGGCCCGAATCGCGCGGCACCCGCGCCAAGCAGTTCCTGCTGCTCCACGGCCAGCGCAGCCTGTTCCGCCAGACCGTCGAGCGCACCCCCGCGGGTCCCGATTTCCTGCCGCCCATTGTCCTCTGCGGCGACGGCCATGTCGCGATGGTGCGCGAGCAGATGGGCGACCGCGAGGAGACGCTGCTCGTCGAGCCGATGCCGCGCAACACCGCCGCGGCGATCGCGCTCGCCGTCGCGCAGGCCGACGCCGACACGCTGCTGCTCGTGATGCCGAGCGATCATGTCATCACCGACGTCCCCGCCTTTCACGCCGCGATCGCCAAGGGGGTCCGCCTCGCGCAGAAGGACTGGATCGTCACCTTCGGCATCACCCCCGACCGCCCCGAAACGGGCTTCGGCTATATCGCCGCCGGTGCGCCCCTGGGCGAAGACGGCTTCGCGGTCGACCGCTTCGTCGAAAAACCTCCGCTGGAGGAGGCCGAAGCGATGCTCGCGGCGGGCGGCTACAGCTGGAACGCCGGCATCTTCCTGTTCCGCGCCGCGCGGATGCGCGACGCGATGCTCACCCATTGCCGCCCCATATTCGAGGCCGCCGACAAGGCGATGGCCGCGGGAATGCGCGACGGCGACGCGCTCTACGCCGACGCCATCGAGTTCGCGAAGGCGCCCGCCGACTCGATCGATTATGCCGTGATGGAAAAGGACGATCGCGTCGCGGTCGTCCCCGTCGCGATGGGTTGGTCCGATCTCGGCTGCTGGCATACGATCCATGCGCTCGCCGAAAAGGATGCGGCCGACAATGCGGTCACCGGCGACGCCTTTCTCCACGACAGTCGCGGCAACCTCGTCCGCGCCGGCGACAAGCGCGTGTCGATCCTCGGCATGGACAATATCGCCGTCATCGTCGACGGCGACGACATTTTGGTCATCCCGCTCGAACGCTCGCAGGAGGTCCGCGCCGCCGCGAAAGCGCGCGAATAA
- a CDS encoding dicarboxylate/amino acid:cation symporter → MKSAWFILSALIAGMLLGIGVELVSPAAGTASLPFVEPVGLLWLNALKMTIVPLVVALLITGITATADAARAGTLAFRAVMTFIVAIFLSGLMSLVMTPLLLRLFPLSAGAAEALRHGLGGTAEAGPSPTFGDFLLSLIPTNPVAAAAETAILPLIVFTTIFAFAITRLEPPQRATLSGLFKALGDAMLIVIGWVLALAPIGVFALGYALAVKAGVAAFGGLVHYVLILSGIGVSCIILGLLLAWFVAGIAPPRFLRAMVPTLAVAISTQSSLASLPAMLRASEDLGVDPKKADVVLPLAVALFRFTSPAMNLAVVIYVAWLFGVELTPWEMAVGLAVAIAAALSSVSLPGSISFVTSIAPIAVSMGVPVAPLGLLVAVETFPDIFRTIGNVIGDVTATKYAADGVRNEPAGETP, encoded by the coding sequence TTGAAATCCGCCTGGTTCATCCTTTCGGCGCTGATCGCCGGCATGCTCCTCGGGATCGGCGTCGAGCTCGTGTCGCCCGCCGCCGGAACCGCGTCGCTGCCCTTCGTCGAGCCGGTCGGCCTGCTCTGGCTCAACGCGCTCAAGATGACGATCGTCCCGCTCGTCGTCGCGCTGCTGATCACCGGCATCACCGCGACCGCCGACGCCGCGCGCGCGGGAACGCTCGCCTTTCGCGCGGTGATGACCTTCATCGTCGCGATCTTCCTCTCGGGCCTCATGTCGCTCGTGATGACGCCGCTGCTGCTGCGGCTCTTTCCGCTGTCGGCCGGCGCCGCCGAAGCCTTGCGCCACGGGCTCGGCGGCACGGCGGAGGCGGGCCCCTCGCCGACCTTCGGCGATTTCCTGCTGTCGCTGATCCCGACCAATCCGGTCGCCGCGGCAGCCGAAACCGCGATCCTGCCGCTGATCGTCTTCACCACCATCTTCGCCTTCGCGATCACCCGCCTCGAACCGCCGCAGCGCGCGACGCTGTCGGGGCTGTTCAAGGCGCTCGGCGACGCGATGCTGATCGTCATCGGCTGGGTCCTCGCGCTCGCGCCCATCGGCGTCTTCGCGCTGGGCTATGCGCTCGCGGTCAAGGCGGGAGTCGCGGCGTTCGGCGGGCTCGTCCATTATGTGCTGATCCTTTCGGGTATCGGCGTGAGCTGCATCATCCTCGGGCTGTTGCTCGCGTGGTTCGTCGCCGGGATCGCGCCGCCGCGCTTCCTGCGCGCGATGGTCCCGACGCTCGCGGTGGCGATCAGCACGCAGAGCTCGCTCGCCAGCCTGCCCGCGATGCTCAGGGCGTCCGAAGACCTCGGCGTCGATCCGAAGAAGGCCGACGTCGTGCTGCCGCTCGCGGTCGCGCTGTTCCGATTCACCAGTCCCGCGATGAACCTCGCGGTCGTGATCTATGTCGCCTGGCTGTTCGGGGTCGAACTCACGCCGTGGGAGATGGCGGTGGGCCTCGCGGTCGCGATCGCCGCCGCGCTGTCCTCGGTCAGCCTGCCCGGATCGATCAGCTTCGTCACCTCGATCGCCCCCATCGCGGTGTCGATGGGGGTTCCCGTCGCGCCTTTGGGGCTGCTCGTCGCGGTCGAGACGTTCCCCGACATCTTCCGGACGATCGGCAATGTTATCGGCGACGTCACCGCGACCAAATACGCCGCCGACGGCGTCCGGAACGAACCCGCAGGAGAAACGCCATGA
- a CDS encoding aldo/keto reductase, which produces MKYRTLGQGLEVSAIGIGCMPMIKGGNILYGEAADLDESTRTIHRAIDLGVTFFDTAQIYGPFSNEELLGQAIKGKRDGLVIATKFGFRFEGKQITGVNGSPANARKACEGSLQRLGIDTIDLFYQHRVDPSVPIEEVVGGMMELVKEGKVRHIALSEAGPETLRRAAKAAPIAALQSEYSIWEREIEDEILPVCREHGIGFVPYSPLGRGFLAGAVRSRDELPEHDWRRNDPRYSDENLPANLAIVDAIGAVADRHGVSKAQVALAWLLAQGPDIVPIPGTKRRATMDDSVAAADVTLTADDLAAIDAAAPKGGTSGPRYGEQGMRMVRL; this is translated from the coding sequence ATGAAATATCGCACGCTCGGCCAAGGCCTCGAAGTCTCCGCGATCGGCATCGGCTGCATGCCGATGATCAAGGGCGGCAACATCCTCTATGGGGAGGCCGCCGACCTCGATGAATCGACGCGCACGATCCACCGCGCGATCGACCTTGGCGTCACCTTCTTCGACACCGCGCAAATCTATGGCCCGTTCAGCAACGAGGAACTGCTTGGGCAGGCGATCAAGGGCAAGCGCGACGGGCTCGTCATCGCCACTAAATTCGGCTTCCGCTTCGAAGGCAAGCAGATCACCGGCGTCAACGGCTCGCCCGCCAACGCCCGCAAAGCCTGCGAAGGCTCGCTCCAGCGCCTCGGCATCGACACGATCGACCTCTTCTACCAGCACCGCGTCGATCCGTCGGTGCCGATCGAGGAGGTCGTCGGCGGGATGATGGAGCTGGTGAAGGAAGGCAAGGTCCGCCACATCGCGCTCTCCGAAGCCGGCCCCGAAACGCTCCGCCGCGCCGCGAAGGCCGCGCCGATCGCCGCGCTGCAGAGCGAATATTCGATCTGGGAACGCGAGATCGAGGACGAGATCCTGCCCGTCTGCCGCGAGCATGGCATCGGCTTCGTCCCCTATTCGCCGCTCGGCCGCGGCTTCCTCGCGGGCGCGGTGCGCAGCCGCGACGAACTGCCCGAACATGACTGGCGGCGGAACGATCCGCGCTATTCGGACGAGAATCTTCCCGCCAATCTCGCGATCGTCGATGCGATCGGCGCGGTGGCGGACAGGCATGGCGTGTCGAAAGCGCAGGTCGCGCTCGCCTGGCTACTCGCGCAAGGACCCGACATCGTCCCCATCCCCGGCACCAAGCGCCGCGCGACGATGGACGACAGCGTCGCCGCCGCCGACGTCACGCTCACCGCCGACGACCTCGCCGCAATCGACGCCGCCGCGCCGAAAGGCGGGACGAGCGGCCCGCGCTATGGCGAACAGGGGATGCGGATGGTGCGGCTGTAA
- the glmM gene encoding phosphoglucosamine mutase has protein sequence MRKFFGTDGIRGLTNQVPMTAEVAMRVGMAAGAHFLRGTHKHRVVIGKDTRLSGYMLENALVAGFTSVGMDVVQVGPLPTPAIAMLTRSMRADLGVMISASHNPYQDNGIKLFGPDGYKLSDRDEAQIERLLTEQPKLADAAHIGRAKRIEDARGRYIHAVKQSLPESVRLDGLRIVLDCANGAAYNSAPTVFWELGADVVAIGVEPNGTNINDRCGSTAPALLQESVVASGADIGIALDGDADRLIVVDEKGTIIDGDQIMGLIGASWARQGRLKGGGVVATVMSNLGLERFLEGEGLRLERTKVGDRYVLERMKEAGFNVGGEQSGHMILSDHATTGDGTLAALQVLAELVAAGKPASELLHQFDPVPQLLKNVRFAGGKPLDDRHVIAAIAEGEATLNGRGRLVIRPSGTEPLIRVMAEGDDAGQVEQVVDMICDAVRAAAA, from the coding sequence ATGCGCAAGTTTTTCGGAACCGACGGGATTCGCGGCCTGACCAACCAGGTCCCGATGACGGCGGAGGTCGCGATGCGCGTCGGCATGGCGGCGGGCGCGCATTTCCTGCGCGGCACCCACAAGCATCGCGTCGTGATCGGCAAGGACACGCGCTTGTCGGGCTATATGCTCGAAAACGCGCTCGTCGCGGGTTTCACCAGCGTCGGCATGGACGTGGTGCAGGTCGGCCCGCTGCCGACCCCCGCGATCGCGATGCTGACGCGCTCGATGCGCGCCGATCTGGGCGTGATGATCTCCGCGAGCCACAATCCCTATCAGGACAACGGGATCAAGCTGTTCGGCCCCGACGGCTATAAATTGTCCGATCGCGACGAGGCGCAGATCGAGCGCCTGCTGACCGAACAGCCGAAACTCGCCGATGCCGCGCATATCGGACGCGCCAAGCGCATCGAGGACGCGCGCGGCCGCTATATCCATGCGGTCAAGCAGAGCCTGCCCGAATCGGTCCGCCTCGACGGGCTGCGCATCGTGCTCGATTGCGCGAACGGCGCCGCCTATAACAGCGCGCCGACGGTGTTCTGGGAGCTGGGCGCCGACGTCGTCGCGATCGGGGTCGAGCCCAACGGCACCAACATCAACGACCGGTGCGGATCGACCGCGCCCGCGCTGTTGCAGGAAAGCGTCGTTGCGAGCGGCGCCGACATCGGCATCGCGCTCGACGGCGACGCCGACCGGCTGATCGTCGTCGACGAAAAGGGGACGATCATCGACGGCGACCAGATCATGGGGCTGATCGGCGCGAGCTGGGCGCGGCAGGGGCGGCTGAAGGGCGGCGGCGTCGTCGCGACGGTGATGTCGAACCTTGGCCTCGAACGCTTTCTGGAGGGGGAGGGGCTGCGGCTCGAGCGCACGAAGGTCGGCGACCGCTATGTGCTCGAACGCATGAAGGAAGCCGGCTTCAACGTCGGCGGCGAACAGTCGGGGCATATGATCCTGTCGGACCATGCGACGACGGGCGACGGCACGCTGGCGGCGTTGCAGGTGCTGGCCGAGCTTGTAGCGGCCGGGAAGCCGGCGAGCGAGTTGCTCCACCAGTTCGATCCGGTGCCGCAGCTTTTGAAGAATGTTCGCTTTGCGGGCGGCAAGCCGCTCGACGACCGGCATGTCATCGCCGCGATCGCCGAGGGCGAGGCGACGCTGAACGGGCGCGGCCGGCTGGTGATCCGCCCGTCGGGCACCGAACCGCTGATCCGCGTGATGGCCGAAGGCGACGACGCCGGGCAGGTCGAACAGGTCGTCGACATGATCTGCGACGCGGTGCGCGCGGCGGCGGCGTGA
- a CDS encoding TIGR03013 family XrtA/PEP-CTERM system glycosyltransferase → MFRLFKHYVPHAVVWLALIEFLALLGSAEGAWHLYAHQAGFDAGPLASRWLPLLTFGVSNSLAMMATGMYGNEGLRSMRFATARLLAAISLGVIFLSVLGFLLPTATLWRANSLYAMIFAIGVLFVIRLILTQSAGAEAFRRRILVLGAGPRAARLAALADAPGSGLEMVGFVAMSANEKSVAGAIPREAIANLSEHVVMLRAGEVVLALEERRNALPLNDLLRVKTTGVHVNDIASFIERETGRVDLATTNPSGLIFSDGFSAGQRISKVGKRIFDILASLIVLIVGLPLIVVAGIAVVLDSRGPVFYRQPRVGLFGEPYDIFKIRSMRTDAEAAGKAVWASENDPRVTRVGRVIRKLRIDELPQTWCVLKGDMSFVGPRPERPSFVAELEKKLPYYAERHMVKPGLTGWAQINYPYGASVEDARVKLEYDLYYAKNYSPFLDLLILLQTVRVVLWPEGAR, encoded by the coding sequence ATGTTCCGGCTGTTCAAACATTATGTCCCGCACGCCGTCGTCTGGCTGGCGCTGATCGAATTTCTCGCGCTGCTCGGCTCGGCCGAGGGGGCGTGGCACCTTTATGCGCATCAGGCGGGGTTCGACGCGGGGCCGCTGGCGAGCCGCTGGCTGCCGCTCCTGACCTTCGGCGTGTCCAATTCGCTCGCGATGATGGCGACGGGGATGTACGGGAACGAGGGACTGCGCTCGATGCGCTTCGCGACCGCGCGCCTGCTCGCCGCAATCTCGCTCGGGGTGATCTTCCTCTCGGTGCTCGGTTTCCTGTTGCCGACCGCGACTTTGTGGCGCGCGAACAGCCTCTATGCGATGATCTTCGCGATCGGCGTGCTGTTCGTGATCCGCCTGATCCTGACGCAGTCGGCGGGCGCCGAAGCCTTCCGCCGCCGCATCCTCGTGCTCGGCGCCGGACCGCGCGCGGCGCGGCTCGCGGCGCTGGCCGACGCGCCCGGCAGCGGGCTCGAGATGGTCGGCTTCGTCGCGATGAGCGCCAATGAAAAGTCGGTGGCGGGGGCGATCCCGCGCGAGGCGATCGCCAATCTGTCGGAGCATGTCGTGATGCTGCGCGCCGGCGAAGTCGTGCTCGCGCTCGAGGAACGGCGCAACGCGCTGCCGCTGAACGACCTCTTGCGCGTCAAGACGACGGGGGTGCATGTCAACGACATCGCGAGCTTCATCGAGCGCGAGACGGGACGCGTCGACCTGGCGACGACGAACCCGAGCGGCCTCATCTTCTCCGACGGCTTTTCGGCGGGGCAGCGGATTTCCAAGGTCGGCAAGCGGATATTCGATATCCTTGCCAGCCTGATCGTGCTCATCGTCGGGCTCCCGCTGATCGTCGTCGCGGGGATCGCGGTGGTGCTCGACAGCCGCGGGCCGGTCTTTTACCGCCAGCCGCGCGTCGGCCTGTTCGGCGAACCCTATGACATCTTCAAGATCCGGTCGATGCGCACCGACGCCGAGGCGGCGGGCAAGGCCGTGTGGGCGAGCGAGAACGACCCGCGCGTGACCCGCGTCGGCCGCGTGATCCGCAAGCTGCGCATCGACGAACTGCCGCAGACCTGGTGCGTGCTCAAGGGCGACATGAGCTTCGTCGGGCCGCGTCCCGAACGGCCGAGTTTCGTCGCGGAGCTCGAAAAGAAGCTGCCCTATTACGCCGAACGACACATGGTGAAGCCCGGCCTGACCGGCTGGGCCCAGATCAACTATCCCTATGGCGCGTCGGTCGAGGATGCGCGCGTGAAGCTGGAATATGATCTTTATTACGCCAAGAATTATTCGCCCTTCCTCGACCTCCTGATCCTGCTCCAGACGGTGCGCGTCGTGCTGTGGCCGGAGGGAGCGCGCTAG